The nucleotide window GCGAAGGCATCCGGGAGATATTCAAGACACTTCTGATAGCTATAGTACTCGTCATACTGGTGGTGTTCGTCTTTCTTCAGGGATGGAGAGCCACGCTCATACCAACCCTTGCCGTGCCGGTCTCGCTGATCGGCACCTTTGCGGTCTTCCCTCTGCTCGGGTTTTCAATCAACACTCTTTCCCTCTTCGGATTGGTGCTCGCCATCGGTCTGGTCGTGGATGATGCCATCATTGTGGTGGAAGCAGTCGAGCGCCACATGGAGGAGGGTTTTTCTCCAAAAGAGTCAGCCCTCAAAGCTATGAGCGAGGTTGCGGGTCCTGTGATGGCCATTGCGCTGATCCTTGCCGCAGTCTTCATTCCGGTTGTCTTTATACCTGGCATCACCGGAAGGCTCTATCAGCAATTTGCGGTCACTATCGCCATCTCGGTTCTCATCTCCGCTTTCAACGCGCTTACCCTCAGCCCGGCACTCTGCGCGCTCATTCTCAAGCCGGGCAAAGAGGGCAGGAGCTTCCTGGGTCCCTTCTTCAGGTGGTTCAATACCATGTTCGGCAGGGCCTCCAAAACCTACCTCAGTGTGTGCGGAAGCCTGATCCGTAAGAGCGCCCTCAGTCTGCTCTTTCTCGTGGTAGTCTCGGTTGTTGGTATTCTTCTCGGCAATTCAGTCCCGCGAGGATTCCTTCCTGAGGAAGATCAGGGCTATATGTATATCAATGTGGCCCTGCCCAACGCTGCCTCGCTTCAACGATCCGATCAGGTCTGCAGAAAAATTGAGGAGATCATAAGGAACACACCAGGCGTTGAGCACTACCAGACGCTGGTCGGCAACAGCCTGATGAGTCTTGCCCAGAACACGTACAGCGGTTTCTTTTTTGTGACGCTGAAGGAATGGAGATACCGGACAAAGCCGGAGGAATCGTACCAGGCCATTATGGCCCACCTCAACGACGAATTGAGCAAGCTGCCTCAGGCAGTCACGTATGCCTTTCAGCCGCCGGCTATACCAGGTATCGGGCTTGCCGGCGGAGCCAACTTGGTTCTTGAGGACCGGGCGGGAAAGGACATCAGCTTTCTCGCAGAGAACGTCAACAAGTTTATTGAAGCGGCGAGAAAGAGACCGGAGATGGCGCGGGTAACGACAACCTTTCTTCCATCTGTGCCGCAGCTTTATGTGAAGGTGGACCGCGAAAAGGTGCTGAAGCAGGGGGTGGACGTCTCGCAGGTCTATCAGACGCTCCAGGCTTTCATGGGAGGCTACTTCATCAACTACTTTAACCGTTTCGGCCGTCAGTGGCAGGTCTATGTCCAGGCCGAGGGAGAGTATCGTACCAGGGCAGAGAACGTCGGGCAGTTCTACGTGCTCAACGACAGGGGCGATCCCGTGCCTCTTTCCGCGCTGACCACGATTGAGTCTCGGCCGGGTCCGGAATTCACCATGCGCTACAACCTTTACAAGGCGGCGCAGATATATGCCACGGGTAAACCGGGTTTCAGCTCGGCCCAGGTCATGACAGCCCTCGAAGACGTCTTCAAAGAGACGATGCCTCCTGAGATGGGTTTTGATTACATCGGCATGAGTTTCCAGGAAAGGAAGGCCCAGGAAGGCATACCTGCGTCGGTTATTTTTGGTTTTTCTCTTCTCTGCGTGTTTCTTATTCTTGCGGCGCAATATGAGAGCTGGTCTCTGCCCTTC belongs to Syntrophorhabdales bacterium and includes:
- a CDS encoding efflux RND transporter permease subunit; translated protein: MSKFFINRPIVAMVISVMFIILGIIAMVGLPVAQFPEIVPPEIQIFTRYTGADAETLEQSVATPMEEQISGVDNMNYMYSVNASNGTMRMFVNFDVKTDPNTDLIFTQMRQNQIQGQLPADVRNYGVTIQKSRAAPLMLIALHSPNKTYDGRFLANYAFINLNDQLVRVPGVAQVGVYGADRYAIRIWVRPDTLGKLGITVPDIINAVQKQNTVNPAGQIGSEPVPPGQEFTYTVRTQGRLVSPQDFASIVIRANADGSIVHLSDVARIELGSQTYNLLGRLNGQPAGIMAIYQLPGSNALSIVEGVKQVMEKAKTRFPVDLDYTVALDTTRSIGEGIREIFKTLLIAIVLVILVVFVFLQGWRATLIPTLAVPVSLIGTFAVFPLLGFSINTLSLFGLVLAIGLVVDDAIIVVEAVERHMEEGFSPKESALKAMSEVAGPVMAIALILAAVFIPVVFIPGITGRLYQQFAVTIAISVLISAFNALTLSPALCALILKPGKEGRSFLGPFFRWFNTMFGRASKTYLSVCGSLIRKSALSLLFLVVVSVVGILLGNSVPRGFLPEEDQGYMYINVALPNAASLQRSDQVCRKIEEIIRNTPGVEHYQTLVGNSLMSLAQNTYSGFFFVTLKEWRYRTKPEESYQAIMAHLNDELSKLPQAVTYAFQPPAIPGIGLAGGANLVLEDRAGKDISFLAENVNKFIEAARKRPEMARVTTTFLPSVPQLYVKVDREKVLKQGVDVSQVYQTLQAFMGGYFINYFNRFGRQWQVYVQAEGEYRTRAENVGQFYVLNDRGDPVPLSALTTIESRPGPEFTMRYNLYKAAQIYATGKPGFSSAQVMTALEDVFKETMPPEMGFDYIGMSFQERKAQEGIPASVIFGFSLLCVFLILAAQYESWSLPFSVLLGTPVAVFGAFAAIALRHQMSSAVNNNVYAQIGLIVLIGLSAKNAILIVEFAKTRHERGRPLAEAAIEGARLRLRPILMTSFAFLLGVLPLAFSRGAGAVARQIMGTAVMGGTAAASLIAVFLIPVTFYVVGKVVDWKKEKGSAHKQEAGPIGTERVDEPKGAK